In a genomic window of Sulfurisphaera tokodaii str. 7:
- a CDS encoding 30S ribosomal protein S12 produces the protein MAGGKSPKGMFAARKLRLKRLKFRWHQRKFKRRMLKLKEKFDPLEGAPMARGVVLEKVGIESRQPNSAVRKAVRVQLVKNGRIVTAFVPGDGGVNFIDEHDEVVIAGIGGTLGRSMGDLPGVRYKVIMVNGVSLDALYKGKKQKPVR, from the coding sequence ATGGCAGGAGGTAAATCACCTAAAGGAATGTTTGCTGCAAGGAAATTAAGGTTAAAGAGACTTAAGTTTAGATGGCATCAAAGAAAATTCAAGAGAAGAATGTTAAAATTAAAAGAAAAGTTTGATCCATTGGAAGGAGCACCAATGGCTAGAGGGGTAGTCCTAGAAAAAGTAGGAATTGAATCTAGACAACCTAACTCCGCCGTAAGGAAAGCTGTAAGGGTACAATTAGTAAAAAACGGTAGAATAGTTACTGCTTTCGTTCCTGGAGACGGTGGCGTAAACTTCATTGACGAACATGATGAGGTAGTCATTGCTGGAATTGGAGGAACTCTAGGCAGATCAATGGGAGACTTACCCGGAGTAAGATATAAGGTAATTATGGTTAATGGTGTTTCATTAGATGCTTTATATAAGGGTAAAAAACAAAAGCCAGTAAGATAG
- a CDS encoding NusA-like transcription termination signal-binding factor, with the protein MPEIKLTSEELRYMSLFQDVTRVTARDCIVDEENNRIIFLVNPENMGTAIGKNGSNVKRLEKLIGKSIEIVGYSDNLEDLVRNLMAPAKVRSVKVVQSNSKKTVYINVDPQDKGLAIGKNGRNVTRAKLILKRYMDIDSVIIT; encoded by the coding sequence TTGCCTGAGATTAAGCTTACTTCAGAGGAATTAAGGTATATGTCACTTTTTCAAGACGTAACGCGTGTAACTGCAAGGGATTGTATTGTAGATGAAGAAAATAACAGAATTATATTTCTTGTAAACCCAGAAAATATGGGAACAGCTATAGGTAAAAATGGTTCTAATGTAAAAAGGCTGGAAAAACTTATAGGAAAATCAATTGAGATAGTAGGATATAGCGATAATCTAGAAGATTTAGTAAGAAATCTAATGGCACCTGCAAAGGTGAGAAGTGTAAAAGTGGTTCAGTCTAATTCTAAGAAGACAGTTTATATTAATGTTGATCCTCAAGATAAGGGCCTTGCTATTGGTAAGAACGGAAGAAATGTTACTAGAGCAAAGTTAATATTAAAAAGATATATGGATATTGATTCCGTGATTATAACTTAA
- a CDS encoding 50S ribosomal protein L30e: MAEVTGFESELKTLLRTGKVVFGSKKTIKMVKTGKVKMVIIASTLRQDLKDDILAYAKISNIPVYQYNGSAYELGTLCGKPFMISTIGVIDPGESRLLEEIKEGAQ; the protein is encoded by the coding sequence ATGGCAGAAGTAACAGGATTTGAAAGCGAGCTAAAAACTTTATTAAGAACAGGAAAAGTAGTTTTTGGGAGCAAAAAAACAATAAAAATGGTGAAGACAGGGAAAGTAAAAATGGTAATAATAGCTTCTACCTTGAGGCAAGATCTTAAAGATGATATTCTAGCTTATGCAAAGATATCTAATATTCCAGTTTATCAGTATAATGGTAGTGCATATGAATTAGGAACACTTTGTGGAAAACCATTTATGATATCCACTATTGGTGTTATAGATCCTGGTGAATCCAGATTACTAGAAGAAATAAAGGAGGGGGCTCAATAA
- the rpoA2 gene encoding DNA-directed RNA polymerase subunit A'', with translation MVSDYIKSYIERSLEQIRDKLPDKVIQDLREALLNTDINLTESDVDKIIDLAVKDYQESLIEPGEAVGIVSAQSIGEPGTQMTLRTFHFAGIRELNVTLGLPRLIEIVDARKTPSTPIMTIYLTDEYKYDKEKALEIARKIEYTKIENVISSISVDITNMSITIQLDEEMLKDKGVDPSSVKKIISKLKLGKIRIEDIDDYTFTIYFEEIDNISALFKMREKLLNTKIKGIKGIRRAIVQKKGDEYVIITDGSNLEGVIGIKGVDVNKIQTNNIHEIADTFGIEAAREAIAREIKKVLEEQGLDVDMRHILLVADIMTRTGVVRQIGRHGVTGEKSSVLARAAFEVTVKHLLDAAARGEMEEFKGVVENIIIGQPIRLGTGIVELTMRLNVR, from the coding sequence ATGGTTTCGGACTATATTAAATCTTATATAGAAAGATCACTAGAACAAATAAGGGATAAATTACCTGATAAAGTAATACAAGATTTAAGAGAAGCTTTATTAAATACTGATATAAATCTCACAGAATCTGATGTGGATAAAATAATAGATTTAGCTGTGAAAGATTACCAAGAGTCGTTAATTGAACCTGGAGAAGCTGTAGGTATTGTATCAGCACAGTCAATAGGCGAGCCTGGTACACAAATGACTTTAAGAACCTTCCACTTTGCCGGTATTAGAGAGTTAAACGTTACTTTGGGTTTACCCCGATTAATAGAGATTGTTGACGCTAGAAAAACACCATCTACCCCTATAATGACTATCTATTTAACAGATGAATATAAATACGATAAAGAAAAAGCATTGGAAATAGCAAGAAAAATTGAGTATACCAAAATAGAGAATGTGATTTCATCTATAAGTGTTGATATAACTAATATGTCTATTACCATACAATTAGACGAGGAGATGCTTAAAGATAAAGGAGTAGATCCTTCTAGTGTTAAGAAGATCATCTCGAAGTTAAAATTAGGTAAGATACGAATTGAAGATATTGACGATTATACTTTTACCATTTACTTTGAGGAAATAGATAATATTTCAGCTCTGTTTAAAATGCGTGAAAAGTTATTAAATACAAAAATTAAAGGAATAAAAGGAATTAGAAGAGCTATTGTACAGAAAAAAGGAGATGAATATGTAATTATAACTGATGGTTCAAACTTAGAAGGCGTAATAGGAATAAAGGGTGTTGATGTAAATAAAATTCAGACAAATAATATTCATGAGATAGCAGACACTTTTGGAATAGAGGCTGCAAGAGAGGCTATTGCAAGAGAGATTAAAAAAGTTCTTGAAGAACAAGGTCTAGATGTAGATATGAGACATATTCTATTAGTAGCAGATATAATGACAAGAACTGGTGTAGTTAGACAAATTGGAAGACATGGAGTAACTGGAGAAAAAAGTAGCGTATTAGCTAGAGCTGCATTCGAGGTAACTGTGAAACATTTACTTGATGCTGCAGCAAGAGGAGAAATGGAAGAATTTAAAGGAGTAGTAGAAAATATTATAATCGGTCAACCAATTAGATTGGGCACGGGTATAGTTGAGTTGACTATGAGGCTGAATGTGAGGTGA
- the rpoA1 gene encoding DNA-directed RNA polymerase subunit A', which translates to MSEKIIKGIKFGILSPDEIRKMSVTAIITSEVYDEDGTPIEGGVMDPRLGVIEPGQKCPTCGNTLNGCPGHFGHIELVRPVIHVGFVKHVYDILRATCRHCGRLKIKEEDLQRYSRIYHAIKDRWPSAARRLVEYIKKNAMKNMECPHCGEKQFKIKLEKPYNFYEERKEGVIRLTPSDIRERLERIPDSDYELLGYDPKYSRPEWMILTVLPVPPITIRPSITIESGIRAEDDLTHKLVDIIRINERLKESIDAGAPQLIIEDLWDLLQYHVSTYFDNEIPGIPPAKHRSGRPLRTLAQRLKGKEGRFRGNLSGKRVDFSARTVISPDPNISIDEVGVPVAIAKTLTVPERVTKMNIERMRQYVINGPEKWPGANYVIRPDGRRIDLRYVKDRKELASSLTPGYIVERHLIDGDIVLFNRQPSLHRISMMGHKVKVLPGRTFRLNLLVCPPYNADFDGDEMNLHVPQSEEAIAEAKEIMLVHRNIITPRYGGPIMGGAQDYISGAYLLTVKTTLLTREEVTTILGVTDFMGEIGEPAILAPREYYTGKQIVSLFLPKDFNFHGQANISKGFRACKNEVCPHDSYIVIKNGILLEGVLDKKAIGNQQPESILHWLVREYGTEYGRWVMDNVFKLFIRFIELRGFTMTLDDVTIPPQAFKEIDEQIEVAYKKVEELIKQYNEGTLELIPGRTAEESLEDHILETLDQLRKVAGDIATKYLDPFNNVYIMAVTGARGSELNITQMTAMLGQQSVRGERIKRGYMTRTLPHFKPGDISPDARGFVHNSFTRGLTPIEMFFHAAGGREGLVDTAVKTSQSGYMQRRLINALSDLRVEYDGTVRSLYGEVIELAYGEDEVHPMYSSHGKTVDVNRIIERVVGWKR; encoded by the coding sequence ATGAGTGAAAAGATAATTAAAGGGATAAAATTTGGTATTCTTTCTCCAGATGAAATTAGAAAAATGTCAGTGACAGCTATTATAACATCTGAAGTTTACGACGAAGACGGTACTCCTATTGAAGGAGGTGTAATGGATCCAAGGCTTGGAGTAATTGAACCAGGCCAAAAATGCCCTACATGTGGGAATACTTTAAATGGCTGTCCTGGACATTTCGGTCATATAGAATTAGTAAGGCCAGTAATTCACGTAGGTTTTGTAAAGCATGTTTATGATATATTAAGAGCTACATGCAGACATTGTGGAAGGCTTAAGATAAAAGAAGAAGATTTGCAGAGATATTCGAGAATATATCACGCAATTAAGGATAGATGGCCTTCAGCAGCAAGAAGATTAGTAGAATATATAAAGAAAAATGCAATGAAAAACATGGAATGTCCTCACTGTGGTGAAAAACAATTTAAGATAAAGTTGGAGAAACCGTATAATTTCTATGAAGAGAGGAAAGAAGGTGTTATTAGACTAACTCCTTCAGATATAAGAGAAAGACTAGAAAGAATACCAGATAGTGATTATGAATTACTAGGATATGATCCTAAATATTCTAGGCCAGAATGGATGATTTTAACAGTATTGCCAGTTCCTCCAATAACTATTAGACCTTCAATAACAATAGAAAGTGGAATTAGGGCTGAAGACGACTTAACTCATAAGTTAGTGGATATAATAAGAATAAACGAAAGACTAAAGGAAAGTATAGATGCTGGTGCCCCACAATTAATAATTGAAGATTTATGGGATCTATTACAATATCATGTTTCTACTTACTTCGATAATGAAATACCTGGAATACCACCAGCAAAACATAGATCTGGTAGACCTTTAAGAACATTAGCTCAAAGACTAAAAGGAAAAGAAGGTAGATTCAGAGGTAACTTATCTGGAAAAAGAGTAGACTTTTCAGCAAGAACCGTAATATCACCTGATCCTAATATAAGTATTGATGAAGTCGGAGTACCGGTAGCTATTGCAAAAACGTTAACTGTGCCAGAAAGAGTTACTAAAATGAATATAGAAAGAATGAGACAATATGTAATTAATGGCCCAGAAAAATGGCCGGGTGCAAATTATGTTATTAGACCAGATGGTAGGAGAATAGATTTAAGATATGTAAAGGATAGAAAGGAGCTTGCATCAAGTTTAACCCCCGGATATATTGTTGAAAGGCATCTAATTGATGGTGATATTGTATTATTCAATAGACAACCATCTCTACATAGAATCTCTATGATGGGACATAAGGTAAAGGTATTACCAGGTAGGACTTTCAGGCTAAATCTGTTAGTATGTCCCCCATATAATGCTGATTTTGATGGAGATGAAATGAATTTACATGTGCCTCAATCAGAAGAAGCAATAGCTGAAGCTAAAGAAATAATGCTAGTACACAGGAATATAATAACCCCTAGGTATGGAGGTCCTATAATGGGTGGAGCACAAGATTATATTAGTGGAGCTTATCTATTAACAGTAAAAACTACGTTACTTACTAGAGAAGAAGTAACTACAATTCTGGGTGTAACTGATTTTATGGGTGAAATAGGAGAGCCTGCAATACTAGCACCTAGAGAATATTACACCGGAAAACAGATAGTAAGTCTATTCTTGCCAAAAGATTTCAATTTCCATGGACAAGCTAACATATCCAAAGGTTTCAGAGCTTGTAAAAATGAAGTATGTCCCCATGATTCGTATATAGTTATCAAGAACGGTATACTTTTAGAAGGAGTATTAGATAAAAAAGCAATAGGAAACCAGCAACCAGAAAGTATATTGCATTGGTTAGTGCGAGAGTATGGGACAGAATATGGAAGATGGGTAATGGATAACGTGTTCAAACTATTTATAAGGTTTATCGAGTTAAGAGGTTTCACTATGACGTTAGATGATGTAACGATACCGCCTCAAGCATTTAAAGAAATTGATGAACAAATAGAAGTAGCTTATAAGAAAGTAGAAGAATTAATTAAGCAATATAATGAAGGAACATTAGAATTAATCCCTGGTAGAACTGCTGAAGAGAGCTTAGAAGATCACATTTTAGAAACGTTAGATCAATTAAGAAAAGTAGCTGGTGATATAGCTACTAAATATCTAGATCCATTCAACAATGTTTATATCATGGCAGTTACTGGTGCAAGAGGTAGTGAACTAAATATAACGCAGATGACAGCTATGCTAGGTCAGCAGTCAGTAAGAGGAGAAAGAATAAAAAGAGGGTATATGACAAGAACATTACCTCATTTTAAGCCTGGAGATATTTCCCCAGATGCTAGAGGTTTTGTACATAACTCATTCACAAGAGGACTAACACCGATAGAAATGTTTTTCCATGCGGCAGGAGGTAGAGAGGGACTAGTTGATACAGCAGTTAAAACATCGCAAAGCGGTTACATGCAGAGAAGACTAATTAATGCCTTATCTGATTTGAGGGTAGAATATGATGGTACTGTAAGATCCTTATATGGTGAAGTAATCGAACTAGCTTATGGTGAAGACGAGGTGCATCCAATGTATAGTTCTCACGGTAAAACTGTTGACGTAAATAGAATAATAGAAAGAGTAGTAGGATGGAAGAGGTGA
- a CDS encoding DNA-directed RNA polymerase subunit B, producing the protein MSLTVNERWEIVKSFFKLRGLVRQHLDSFNDFLRNKLQQIIDEQGEIITEIPGLKIKLGKIRYDRPGIRETDKGPPKELTPLEARLRNLTYAVPLYLTMIPIENNIEGEPIEVYIGDLPIMLKSIADPTSNMTYDELIKIGEDPKDPGGYFIVNGTEKVIVAQEDLATNRVLVDYGKSGSNITHVAKITSAAAGYRVQVVIERLKDSSIQVSFATVPGKIPFVIMMRALGFTTDKDIVYAVSLDPEIQNELLPSLEQASSITTVEDALDFIGNRIAIGQKRENRIQRAEQIIDKYFLPHIGTSPEDRKKKGYYLAAAVNKLLELYLGRRQPDDKDHYANKRVRLAGDLFTSLFRVAFKAFVKDLVYQLEKAKVRGRRLSLTALVRADIITERVRHALATGNWVGGRTGVSQLLDRTNWLSMLSHLRRVVSSLARGQPNFEARDLHGTQWGRMCPFETPEGPNSGLVKNLALLAQVSVGINESSIEKVIYEQGVISQEELIDRLSAEEDINKYLNWSKVYLNGRLLGYYPDGKELAEKIRELRRSGKISDEVNVAHIVTEYINEVHINCDGGRVRRPLIIVKDGKPLVSEDDIEKLRKGEITFDDLVKQGKIEFLDAEEEENAYIALNPQDLTKDHTHLEIWPPAILGITASIIPYPEHNQSPRNTYQSAMAKQALGLYAANYQLRTDTRAHLLHYPQKPLVGTKILDIIGYNDRPAGNNAILAVMSYTGYNMEDAIIMNKSSVERGMYRSTFFRLYSTEELKYPGGQEDKIMKPEPGTKGYKGNEYYRLLEDNGIVSPEVEVKGGDVLIGKVSPPRFLQEFKELSPEQSKRDTSIVTRHGEMGIVDLVLVTESSEGNKLVKVRVRDLRIPEIGDKFATRHGQKGVIGMLIDQADMPYTVKGVVPDIILNPHALPSRMTIGQIMEALAGKYVALTGKPVDATPFIESPPLEEIRKGIRESGLLPDGTEVVYDGRTGQKLKGRILFGIVYYQKLHHMVADKMHARARGPVQILTRQPTEGRAREGGLRFGEMERDCLIGFGTAMLIKDRLLDNSDKATIYVCDKCGYIGWYDRARNKYVCPIHGENANLYPVTVSYAFKLLLQELMSMVISPRLVLGDKVSVGGENNE; encoded by the coding sequence GTGAGTCTTACAGTTAATGAGAGATGGGAAATTGTTAAATCATTCTTTAAACTAAGGGGTTTAGTGAGACAACATTTAGATTCTTTCAATGATTTTCTGCGAAATAAATTACAACAAATAATAGATGAACAAGGGGAAATTATAACAGAAATACCTGGATTAAAAATTAAGTTAGGTAAAATAAGATATGATAGACCTGGAATTAGAGAAACAGATAAAGGACCCCCTAAAGAATTAACTCCTCTTGAGGCTAGACTTAGGAATCTAACTTATGCTGTCCCATTGTATCTAACTATGATTCCAATAGAGAATAATATAGAAGGAGAGCCAATTGAGGTTTATATAGGAGATCTGCCAATTATGTTAAAATCAATTGCAGATCCTACATCTAACATGACTTATGATGAGCTAATAAAGATAGGAGAAGATCCTAAGGATCCTGGAGGCTATTTTATAGTAAATGGAACAGAAAAAGTAATCGTTGCGCAAGAAGATTTGGCCACTAATAGAGTATTGGTTGATTATGGTAAAAGTGGTTCTAATATAACCCATGTTGCAAAAATTACATCAGCTGCTGCGGGATATAGAGTTCAAGTAGTAATTGAAAGATTAAAGGATAGTAGTATTCAAGTATCATTTGCTACAGTTCCAGGTAAAATTCCATTTGTCATTATGATGAGAGCATTAGGTTTCACTACAGATAAGGACATTGTTTATGCAGTATCTTTAGATCCAGAAATACAGAATGAATTACTACCTTCATTAGAGCAAGCAAGTTCAATAACTACAGTTGAAGATGCCCTTGACTTTATAGGAAATAGGATAGCTATAGGTCAGAAAAGAGAAAACAGAATTCAAAGAGCCGAGCAAATTATAGATAAATACTTCTTACCTCACATTGGTACATCCCCAGAAGATAGGAAGAAGAAGGGATATTATTTGGCTGCTGCTGTAAATAAGCTTCTAGAACTATATCTAGGAAGAAGACAACCAGATGATAAAGATCATTATGCTAATAAGAGGGTTAGACTAGCAGGAGATTTATTTACAAGCTTATTCAGAGTTGCATTTAAAGCATTTGTTAAAGATCTGGTCTATCAATTAGAAAAGGCAAAAGTAAGGGGTAGAAGACTTTCATTAACTGCATTAGTAAGGGCTGATATAATTACTGAAAGAGTAAGACATGCACTAGCTACTGGAAATTGGGTTGGAGGAAGAACTGGCGTAAGTCAGCTATTAGATAGAACTAATTGGTTATCAATGTTAAGTCACTTAAGGAGAGTAGTATCCTCACTAGCTAGAGGACAACCAAACTTTGAAGCTAGAGATTTACATGGAACTCAATGGGGTAGAATGTGTCCGTTTGAAACCCCAGAAGGTCCTAATAGTGGACTAGTTAAAAATTTGGCATTATTAGCTCAAGTTTCCGTTGGTATTAATGAATCAAGCATAGAAAAGGTAATTTATGAACAAGGTGTTATATCTCAAGAGGAACTTATAGATAGACTTTCAGCTGAAGAGGATATAAATAAGTATCTAAATTGGAGTAAAGTCTATTTAAATGGAAGATTATTAGGATATTATCCAGATGGAAAAGAACTAGCAGAAAAAATAAGAGAGCTACGTAGATCTGGTAAGATTAGTGACGAAGTTAATGTTGCTCATATAGTCACAGAATACATAAATGAAGTACATATAAATTGTGATGGAGGAAGAGTTAGAAGACCATTAATTATTGTTAAAGATGGTAAGCCCTTAGTAAGCGAAGACGACATAGAAAAATTAAGGAAAGGAGAGATAACTTTTGATGACCTTGTAAAACAAGGTAAGATTGAATTTCTAGATGCTGAAGAAGAAGAAAATGCATACATTGCACTTAACCCACAAGACCTTACTAAAGATCATACTCATTTAGAAATATGGCCTCCAGCTATATTAGGGATTACAGCCTCGATTATTCCCTATCCAGAACATAATCAGTCACCAAGAAATACATATCAATCTGCTATGGCTAAACAAGCTTTAGGATTATATGCAGCTAACTATCAGCTCAGAACTGATACTCGTGCTCATTTACTTCATTATCCGCAAAAACCTTTGGTAGGAACAAAAATATTAGACATTATAGGTTATAATGATAGGCCTGCTGGGAATAATGCTATTTTAGCAGTAATGTCATACACGGGATATAATATGGAAGATGCAATTATAATGAATAAATCTTCAGTAGAAAGGGGTATGTATAGGTCAACATTCTTCAGACTTTATTCAACTGAAGAGTTGAAATATCCTGGAGGTCAAGAAGATAAAATAATGAAGCCAGAGCCAGGTACTAAGGGTTACAAGGGTAATGAGTATTATAGATTACTTGAAGATAATGGAATAGTATCCCCAGAGGTTGAAGTAAAAGGTGGAGATGTACTTATAGGTAAAGTTAGTCCGCCAAGATTTTTACAAGAATTTAAAGAACTATCTCCGGAGCAATCAAAGAGAGATACCTCAATTGTTACAAGACATGGAGAGATGGGTATAGTAGATTTAGTATTAGTAACCGAATCATCTGAAGGAAATAAGTTAGTAAAAGTTAGAGTAAGAGATCTTAGAATTCCAGAAATAGGTGATAAATTTGCTACAAGACATGGACAAAAAGGAGTAATAGGGATGCTAATAGATCAAGCTGACATGCCTTATACAGTAAAAGGAGTAGTTCCAGATATAATTTTAAATCCACACGCATTACCATCAAGAATGACAATAGGACAAATAATGGAAGCTTTGGCGGGCAAGTATGTTGCGTTAACGGGTAAACCAGTTGATGCTACTCCATTTATTGAAAGTCCTCCTTTAGAAGAAATAAGGAAAGGAATTAGGGAATCTGGATTATTACCAGACGGGACAGAAGTAGTTTATGATGGTAGAACAGGTCAGAAATTAAAGGGCAGAATATTATTTGGTATAGTATACTATCAAAAATTACATCACATGGTTGCTGATAAGATGCATGCAAGGGCTAGAGGACCGGTACAAATATTAACTAGACAACCAACTGAAGGTAGAGCTCGTGAAGGCGGATTAAGATTCGGAGAAATGGAAAGAGACTGTCTTATTGGTTTTGGGACTGCAATGCTCATTAAAGATAGATTATTAGATAATTCAGATAAAGCAACAATTTATGTTTGTGATAAATGCGGATATATAGGTTGGTATGATAGAGCTAGAAATAAGTATGTATGTCCAATACATGGTGAGAATGCAAACTTATATCCAGTTACTGTTTCATATGCATTTAAGTTACTTTTACAAGAGTTAATGAGTATGGTTATATCACCTAGATTAGTATTAGGTGATAAAGTTTCTGTAGGTGGTGAGAATAATGAGTGA
- a CDS encoding DNA-directed RNA polymerase subunit H — MRSSSKIKIDPSQHELVPKHEVLSIEEAYKILKELGIKPEQLPWIRASDPIAKLVGAKPGDIIKITRKSSLSGEVVVYRYVISG, encoded by the coding sequence ATGCGTTCTTCATCAAAAATTAAAATAGATCCTAGTCAGCATGAGCTTGTTCCTAAGCATGAGGTCCTAAGCATAGAAGAAGCTTATAAAATTCTTAAGGAATTAGGAATAAAACCAGAGCAACTTCCTTGGATTAGAGCATCAGATCCTATAGCTAAATTAGTTGGTGCAAAACCTGGAGATATAATTAAAATTACCAGAAAAAGCTCTTTGTCTGGAGAAGTAGTTGTATATAGATACGTTATAAGTGGGTGA
- a CDS encoding NAD(P)-dependent malic enzyme, translating into MLKKFNLIFSKDTGVITLSELDKKAIEISSKYKGKIQILPKVPIKSIDDFAVLYTPGIAAVSKEIAKNKELSFHYTYRWNAIAIVTDGTRVLGLGDIGPEAAMPVMEGKALIFKYLGGVDAIPLPIGTKDPDKIIETVKILEPAFGGINLEDIESPKCFYILDKLRQTVEIPVWHDDQQGTAGATLAGLITSLEITGKDPKNIRVILYGAGAANIATARLLYKYGVPYENMIVIDSKGPLYKGRNDEDSMKLENPWKYELLEKTNKIGARTIEDAFKGADVLIAASKPGPGVIKSDWIKLMNKDPIVFALANPVPEIWPDEAKNAGARIVATGRSDLPNQVNNSLIFPAVFRGALDVRAKTITDEMVIEAARELASFAREKGINENYIIPKMTEWEVYPRVAAAVGMKAIQQGIARVSLSYDEIYSSAREIINSARKLLSSLT; encoded by the coding sequence ATGCTCAAAAAATTTAATCTTATATTTAGTAAAGATACTGGTGTTATTACATTGAGTGAATTAGATAAAAAGGCAATTGAAATTTCTTCTAAATATAAGGGAAAAATACAAATATTACCTAAGGTTCCTATAAAATCCATAGACGATTTTGCCGTTTTATATACTCCAGGTATAGCAGCAGTATCCAAGGAAATTGCGAAAAACAAAGAATTATCTTTCCATTATACTTATAGGTGGAATGCTATCGCTATAGTAACTGATGGTACAAGAGTTTTAGGATTAGGAGATATTGGACCAGAGGCCGCAATGCCAGTAATGGAAGGAAAGGCTTTGATCTTTAAATATTTAGGTGGTGTTGACGCGATACCGTTGCCGATAGGTACGAAGGATCCGGATAAAATTATTGAAACAGTTAAAATACTAGAACCAGCTTTTGGAGGGATTAATTTAGAGGATATAGAATCACCTAAATGTTTTTATATTCTAGATAAATTAAGGCAAACAGTTGAAATTCCTGTATGGCATGACGATCAACAAGGTACAGCAGGAGCTACACTAGCTGGATTAATAACATCTCTTGAGATAACTGGCAAAGACCCAAAAAATATAAGAGTCATTCTATATGGCGCTGGGGCAGCAAATATAGCTACAGCGAGATTATTATATAAATATGGTGTTCCCTATGAAAATATGATTGTTATAGATAGTAAAGGACCATTGTATAAAGGAAGAAATGATGAGGATTCAATGAAATTAGAAAATCCATGGAAATATGAACTTCTAGAAAAAACAAATAAAATTGGTGCTAGGACAATAGAAGATGCTTTTAAAGGTGCTGATGTTTTAATTGCAGCTTCTAAGCCAGGCCCTGGTGTAATAAAATCAGATTGGATAAAATTAATGAATAAAGATCCAATAGTGTTTGCATTAGCTAATCCTGTTCCTGAAATCTGGCCAGATGAAGCGAAAAATGCTGGTGCTAGGATTGTAGCTACTGGAAGAAGTGATTTACCTAACCAAGTAAATAACTCCTTAATATTTCCAGCAGTTTTTAGGGGTGCTTTAGATGTTAGAGCGAAAACTATAACTGATGAAATGGTAATCGAAGCGGCAAGAGAATTAGCTTCCTTTGCTAGAGAAAAAGGAATTAATGAAAATTATATTATTCCCAAAATGACTGAGTGGGAAGTATACCCAAGAGTAGCAGCTGCTGTAGGGATGAAGGCTATACAGCAAGGTATTGCAAGAGTTTCATTATCATATGACGAAATTTATTCTTCCGCAAGAGAGATTATAAATTCTGCAAGAAAACTCCTTTCTTCATTAACATAA